A genomic region of Mesobacillus jeotgali contains the following coding sequences:
- the secY gene encoding preprotein translocase subunit SecY has protein sequence MFQTISNFMRVGEIRNKILFTLLMLIVFRIGTFIPVPSVNADILKAQDDMSVFGVLNTFGGGALQNFSIFAMGIMPYITASIIIQLLQMDVVPKFTEWSKQGEVGRRKLAQFTRYFTIVLGFIQALGMSYGFNNMAGGLLIQNAGIATYLLIATVLTAGTAFLMWLGEQITAKGVGNGISIIIFAGIVAGIPTMVNQIYAQQFSDAGDALFLRIVTMLLILLAVIAIVVGVIFIQQATRKIPIQYAKRMSAGNNAVGGQNTHLPLKVNAAGVIPVIFAISFIVTPPTIAQFFGTNDVTLWIQKTFDYTQPIGMIVYVALIIAFTYFYAFIQVNPEQVAENLKKQGGYVPGIRPGKNTQEYLTRVLYRLTFVGAIFLSVISVLPVFFIQFAGLPQSVQIGGTSLLIVVGVALETMKQLEAQLVKRHYKGFIK, from the coding sequence ATGTTCCAGACAATCTCCAATTTTATGCGCGTGGGTGAAATTAGAAATAAAATTCTCTTCACCCTTTTAATGTTGATTGTATTTCGTATCGGTACATTTATTCCTGTACCGAGCGTAAATGCAGATATTTTAAAAGCACAGGATGACATGAGTGTCTTCGGTGTGCTGAATACTTTCGGTGGCGGTGCACTGCAGAACTTCTCCATCTTCGCGATGGGAATCATGCCGTACATCACCGCTTCAATCATCATCCAGCTCTTGCAGATGGATGTTGTGCCAAAGTTTACCGAATGGTCCAAACAAGGAGAAGTCGGACGCCGTAAATTAGCTCAGTTTACCCGCTATTTCACGATCGTTCTTGGTTTTATCCAGGCACTAGGTATGTCTTATGGCTTTAACAATATGGCAGGCGGATTATTGATCCAGAATGCCGGTATCGCTACTTACTTGCTGATTGCTACGGTCTTGACTGCCGGAACTGCATTTCTAATGTGGCTCGGTGAGCAAATCACTGCAAAAGGCGTAGGAAACGGTATTTCAATCATTATCTTTGCAGGTATCGTTGCTGGTATTCCGACAATGGTCAACCAGATCTATGCACAGCAATTCTCTGATGCAGGGGACGCTTTGTTCCTTCGCATTGTGACTATGCTGCTCATTCTATTGGCTGTTATCGCAATCGTTGTTGGTGTTATCTTCATCCAGCAGGCAACACGTAAAATACCGATCCAGTACGCTAAACGCATGAGCGCAGGAAACAACGCGGTTGGCGGCCAGAACACTCACCTTCCATTGAAAGTGAATGCTGCTGGTGTTATCCCGGTTATCTTCGCGATTTCGTTTATCGTTACACCTCCGACAATCGCTCAGTTCTTCGGCACGAATGATGTGACACTTTGGATCCAGAAGACGTTTGATTATACACAGCCGATCGGTATGATCGTCTATGTGGCATTGATCATTGCGTTCACGTATTTCTATGCGTTCATCCAGGTGAATCCTGAACAAGTTGCCGAAAATCTGAAGAAGCAAGGTGGATATGTCCCAGGCATCCGTCCGGGCAAAAACACACAGGAGTACCTGACTAGGGTTCTTTACCGCCTGACATTCGTCGGTGCGATTTTCCTATCAGTAATCTCTGTGCTGCCAGTATTTTTCATTCAATTTGCTGGTCTGCCTCAATCCGTACAGATTGGCGGAACAAGCTTGCTGATCGTGGTAGGCGTTGCGCTTGAAACGATGAAGCAGCTTGAAGCTCAGCTTGTAAAACGCCATTATAAAGGCTTTATAAAATAA
- a CDS encoding adenylate kinase, with product MNLVLMGLPGAGKGTQADKIVGKYNIPHISTGDMFRAAIKEGTELGLQAKSFMDKGELVPDEVTIGIVRERLSKADCENGFLLDGFPRTVAQAEALDTMLADLGKKIDFVINIDVDQSILMERLTGRRICKNCGATYHLVFNPPAKEGVCDRCGGELYQRADDNAETVQNRLDVNIQQTKPLLNFYEDKGYLRNINGQQDINVVFADIEELLGGLN from the coding sequence GTGAATTTGGTTCTGATGGGGCTTCCGGGTGCCGGGAAGGGCACGCAAGCCGATAAAATTGTTGGTAAATACAACATCCCTCATATCTCAACAGGAGATATGTTCCGTGCAGCTATCAAAGAAGGAACGGAACTTGGATTACAGGCAAAATCATTTATGGACAAAGGAGAGCTAGTTCCTGATGAAGTAACAATCGGGATTGTCCGTGAACGCCTAAGCAAAGCTGATTGTGAAAATGGATTCCTCTTGGATGGATTTCCACGTACAGTAGCGCAGGCTGAAGCTCTGGACACTATGCTTGCTGATCTTGGAAAGAAAATCGATTTTGTCATCAACATTGATGTTGATCAAAGCATCTTAATGGAACGTCTGACAGGACGCAGGATTTGTAAGAACTGCGGCGCTACTTACCACCTTGTGTTCAACCCTCCTGCAAAGGAAGGCGTATGTGACCGATGTGGCGGCGAGCTTTACCAGCGCGCTGATGATAACGCCGAAACTGTTCAAAACCGTCTGGATGTAAATATCCAGCAAACAAAGCCTCTGTTGAACTTCTATGAAGATAAAGGCTACTTACGCAATATTAACGGTCAGCAGGACATTAATGTCGTATTTGCTGATATCGAAGAATTGCTTGGGGGCTTAAATTAA
- the map gene encoding type I methionyl aminopeptidase, whose protein sequence is MIVCKTSREIEIMREAGRIVAMTHQELKKHIAPGITTKELDAIAEGFIRKQGATPSFKGYNGFRGSICASVNNELVHGIPGERVLNEGDIISIDIGAKYNGYHGDSAWTYPVGKIDEEAQRLLDVTEESLFRGLKEAKPGERLSNISHAIQTYVESEGFSIVREYVGHGIGQELHEDPQIPHYGPPNRGPRLKPGMVLCIEPMVNAGSRYVNTLADDWTVVTVDGKMCAHFEHTIAITETGFEILTKA, encoded by the coding sequence ATGATCGTTTGTAAAACCTCTCGTGAAATAGAGATTATGCGAGAAGCAGGTCGCATTGTAGCGATGACTCACCAGGAGTTGAAAAAACATATTGCTCCTGGCATTACAACTAAAGAGCTGGATGCCATTGCCGAGGGTTTTATCCGCAAACAAGGTGCAACTCCTTCTTTTAAAGGTTATAATGGTTTTCGCGGCAGCATCTGTGCATCAGTTAATAACGAACTAGTTCACGGGATACCTGGCGAACGGGTTCTTAATGAAGGCGACATCATCAGTATTGATATCGGAGCAAAGTACAACGGATACCACGGGGACTCTGCATGGACTTACCCGGTAGGAAAGATTGATGAGGAAGCCCAGCGTCTATTGGACGTGACCGAAGAGTCGTTGTTCAGAGGCTTGAAAGAAGCCAAGCCAGGGGAACGTCTTTCGAACATCTCCCATGCGATTCAAACGTATGTGGAATCAGAAGGCTTTTCTATTGTTCGTGAGTATGTCGGCCATGGAATTGGGCAAGAATTGCATGAGGACCCGCAAATTCCTCATTACGGACCTCCTAACAGAGGACCTAGGCTGAAGCCTGGTATGGTTCTATGCATAGAACCGATGGTGAATGCAGGAAGCCGCTATGTTAATACGTTAGCCGATGATTGGACTGTTGTAACGGTTGACGGTAAAATGTGTGCCCATTTTGAGCATACAATCGCGATCACAGAAACTGGTTTTGAGATATTAACCAAAGCCTGA
- the infA gene encoding translation initiation factor IF-1, whose amino-acid sequence MAKDDVIEIEGTVLETLPNAMFKVELENGHTVLAHVSGKIRMHFIRILPGDKVTVELSPYDLTRGRITYRFK is encoded by the coding sequence ATGGCGAAAGATGATGTAATTGAAATTGAAGGCACAGTATTAGAAACTTTGCCTAATGCAATGTTTAAGGTAGAATTAGAGAATGGTCATACAGTGTTGGCTCATGTTTCCGGTAAAATAAGAATGCACTTCATTCGTATCCTGCCAGGAGATAAAGTAACAGTCGAGCTTTCTCCATATGATTTGACTCGCGGAAGAATTACTTACCGCTTTAAATAA
- the rpmJ gene encoding 50S ribosomal protein L36: MKVRPSVKPICEKCKVIRRKGKVMVICENPKHKQKQG, from the coding sequence ATGAAAGTGAGACCATCTGTTAAGCCGATTTGCGAAAAATGTAAAGTTATTCGCAGAAAAGGCAAAGTTATGGTGATCTGTGAAAACCCTAAACATAAACAAAAACAAGGATAA
- the rpsM gene encoding 30S ribosomal protein S13: MARIAGVDIPREKRVVIALTYIYGIGRPTAEKVLAEAGVSQDTRVRDLTEEELNKVRDIIDKLKVEGDLRREISLNIKRLMEIGSYRGLRHRRGLPVRGQNTKNNARTRKGPRKTVANKKK; this comes from the coding sequence ATGGCACGTATTGCTGGTGTAGATATTCCACGTGAAAAGCGTGTAGTTATTGCTTTAACATACATTTACGGAATCGGCAGACCGACTGCTGAGAAGGTTCTAGCTGAGGCTGGTGTTTCTCAAGACACTCGCGTTCGCGATCTTACTGAAGAGGAACTTAACAAAGTCCGTGATATCATTGACAAGTTAAAGGTTGAAGGTGACCTTCGCCGAGAAATCTCTTTAAACATCAAGCGTCTAATGGAGATTGGTTCATATCGTGGCTTGCGTCATCGTCGTGGCTTGCCTGTTCGCGGTCAAAACACGAAGAACAACGCACGTACTCGTAAAGGCCCACGTAAGACTGTAGCTAACAAGAAAAAATAA
- the rpsK gene encoding 30S ribosomal protein S11, producing the protein MARKTNTRKRRVKKNIESGVAHIRSTFNNTIVTITDVHGNALSWSSAGALGFKGSRKSTPFAAQMAAETAAKTSMEHGLKTLEVTVKGPGAGREAAIRALQAAGLEVTAIKDVTPVPHNGCRPPKRRRV; encoded by the coding sequence ATGGCTCGTAAAACTAATACACGCAAACGCCGCGTCAAAAAGAATATTGAAAGTGGAGTTGCGCATATTCGTTCAACTTTCAACAATACTATCGTAACAATTACAGACGTACATGGTAATGCATTATCATGGTCTAGTGCAGGTGCGCTTGGTTTCAAGGGTTCACGTAAATCCACTCCATTCGCAGCACAAATGGCAGCAGAAACTGCAGCTAAAACTTCAATGGAACATGGCTTGAAAACTCTTGAGGTTACTGTTAAGGGACCAGGTGCTGGCCGTGAAGCAGCAATCCGTGCTCTTCAAGCAGCAGGTCTTGAAGTAACTGCAATCAAAGACGTTACTCCAGTTCCACATAACGGCTGCCGCCCGCCAAAACGTCGCCGTGTTTAA
- a CDS encoding DNA-directed RNA polymerase subunit alpha translates to MIEIEKPKIETVEISDDAKYGKFVVEPLERGYGTTLGNSLRRILLSSLPGAAVTSIQIDGVLHEFSTIEGVVEDVTSIILNVKKLALKIYSDEEKTLEIDLQGEGPVTAAAITHDSDVEILNPDLHIATLSSKGSLRMRLTARRGRGYNPADQNKREDQPIGVIPIDSIYTPVSRVSYQVENTRVGQMTNYDKLVFDVWTDGSTGPKEAIALGSKILTEHLNIFVGLTDEAQNAEIMVEKEEDQKEKVLEMTIEELDLSVRSYNCLKRAGINTVQELAHKTEEDMMKVRNLGRKSLEEVKAKLEELGLGLRKDD, encoded by the coding sequence ATGATCGAAATAGAAAAACCAAAAATCGAAACGGTTGAGATCAGCGATGATGCCAAGTACGGCAAGTTTGTCGTAGAACCGCTTGAGCGTGGATATGGTACAACTTTGGGTAACTCCTTACGTCGTATCCTATTATCCTCACTCCCAGGTGCAGCTGTCACATCGATTCAAATCGATGGAGTACTTCATGAGTTCTCAACAATTGAAGGCGTCGTAGAAGATGTAACATCAATCATTTTGAACGTTAAGAAATTAGCGTTGAAAATCTACTCTGATGAAGAGAAGACACTTGAAATCGATTTACAGGGCGAGGGTCCAGTAACTGCAGCAGCAATCACGCATGATAGTGATGTTGAAATCCTTAACCCGGATCTTCATATCGCTACACTTTCTAGCAAAGGTTCATTGCGTATGCGCCTGACTGCAAGAAGAGGACGAGGATACAATCCTGCTGACCAAAACAAGCGGGAAGACCAGCCGATCGGTGTCATTCCAATCGACTCAATCTATACACCGGTTTCACGCGTATCTTATCAAGTAGAAAACACTCGTGTAGGGCAAATGACGAATTATGACAAGCTGGTATTTGACGTATGGACAGATGGCAGCACTGGTCCTAAGGAAGCTATTGCACTAGGTTCTAAGATCCTGACTGAGCACTTGAACATTTTTGTTGGTTTGACTGACGAAGCTCAAAACGCTGAGATCATGGTAGAGAAAGAAGAAGACCAAAAAGAAAAAGTCCTTGAAATGACAATTGAGGAACTTGACCTTTCTGTTCGTTCATATAACTGCTTAAAGCGTGCCGGTATCAACACTGTCCAAGAGCTTGCTCACAAGACAGAGGAAGATATGATGAAGGTTCGCAACCTTGGCAGAAAATCACTAGAAGAAGTAAAAGCAAAACTAGAAGAGCTAGGCTTAGGCTTACGCAAAGATGACTAG
- the rplQ gene encoding 50S ribosomal protein L17 — MGYRKLGRTSAQRKAMLRDLTTDLIINERIETTETRAKELRSVVEKMITLGKRGDLHARRQASAWVRNEVANAETNQDAVQKLFADIAPRYAERQGGYTRIMKLGPRRGDGAPMVIIELV, encoded by the coding sequence ATGGGATACAGAAAGTTAGGACGCACAAGTGCCCAGCGTAAAGCAATGCTACGTGACTTAACAACTGATTTGATTATCAATGAGCGTATTGAAACTACTGAAACACGTGCGAAAGAGCTTCGTTCAGTTGTTGAGAAAATGATTACTCTTGGAAAGCGCGGAGACCTTCACGCTCGCCGTCAAGCTTCTGCTTGGGTTCGTAACGAAGTTGCAAACGCTGAAACAAACCAGGATGCAGTTCAAAAATTATTCGCTGACATCGCTCCACGCTATGCTGAGCGCCAAGGTGGATACACTCGTATTATGAAACTTGGACCACGTCGCGGTGATGGTGCGCCAATGGTAATTATCGAGTTAGTTTAA
- a CDS encoding energy-coupling factor ABC transporter ATP-binding protein, producing MSKPLVRIENVSFSYEGQQTPALKNISFDIFEGEWLAIVGHNGSGKSTLAKLLNGLQFPQQGSIEVCEVTLSEDTVWDVRENVGMVFQNPDNQFVGTTVRDDVAFGLENHGVPREIMVERVQTSLDKVNMGTFLNQEPHHLSGGQKQRVAIAGVLALQPSIIILDEATSMLDPRGRAEVIKTVRELKDRENITVISITHDLEEAAKADRIIVMNKGQLYREGTPEEIFEMDEELIKLGLDIPFPVKMSKILRKKGITLTKSYLTEEELVTELWTSHSKM from the coding sequence ATGAGCAAACCCTTAGTTAGAATAGAAAATGTATCTTTCAGTTATGAAGGGCAGCAGACCCCCGCGTTAAAAAACATCAGTTTTGATATTTTTGAAGGTGAGTGGCTGGCAATTGTCGGGCATAACGGTTCTGGCAAATCCACACTTGCAAAACTATTGAACGGCCTGCAATTTCCGCAGCAAGGTTCGATAGAGGTATGCGAAGTCACTTTGTCAGAGGATACGGTATGGGATGTAAGAGAAAATGTAGGAATGGTTTTTCAAAATCCTGATAACCAATTTGTTGGAACAACGGTTCGGGATGATGTGGCTTTTGGTCTGGAAAATCACGGCGTACCTAGAGAAATAATGGTAGAGCGCGTGCAGACTTCACTTGATAAAGTCAATATGGGAACCTTTCTAAATCAAGAGCCGCACCATCTGTCTGGCGGCCAAAAACAGCGTGTTGCCATTGCTGGTGTCCTGGCACTGCAGCCGTCGATCATTATTTTGGATGAAGCAACATCCATGCTCGATCCAAGAGGCCGAGCAGAGGTAATCAAAACTGTTCGTGAGTTGAAGGATCGCGAGAACATAACGGTCATTTCGATCACCCATGATCTTGAAGAAGCTGCGAAAGCGGACAGGATCATCGTCATGAACAAAGGACAGCTATACCGTGAAGGAACTCCCGAGGAAATTTTTGAAATGGATGAAGAGCTGATTAAGCTGGGTCTGGATATTCCCTTCCCTGTAAAAATGAGCAAAATCTTGCGTAAAAAAGGAATTACACTTACGAAATCTTATTTGACAGAAGAAGAGCTGGTGACGGAATTATGGACATCTCACTCAAAAATGTAG
- a CDS encoding energy-coupling factor ABC transporter ATP-binding protein, giving the protein MDISLKNVEYRYQADSPFERLAISDVSIDVPSGTYLAVIGHTGSGKSTVLQHLNALLKPTKGSVLIGSREIRAGRKEKNLKGVREKVGIVFQFPEHQLFEETVEKDIMFGPMNFGVTEKEAKTRARAAINLVGLPEEILKKSPFDLSGGQMRRVAIAGVLAMEPEVIVLDEPTAGLDPRGRKEIMDLFYSLHKKRNLSTVLVTHSMEDAARYADDIVVMHQGEVFTKGTPEQIFSNPKALLELGLDVPEVVGLQLKIEEAFNTKFSKISLSEEELAEMVAEFMERGGTK; this is encoded by the coding sequence ATGGACATCTCACTCAAAAATGTAGAATATCGTTACCAGGCTGATTCCCCATTTGAGCGTCTCGCAATTTCAGATGTATCCATCGATGTACCATCAGGAACTTATCTAGCGGTAATTGGCCATACAGGATCCGGCAAGTCAACTGTGCTGCAGCACTTAAATGCTCTTTTGAAGCCGACAAAAGGCTCTGTACTAATCGGCAGCAGGGAAATCAGAGCTGGCCGGAAAGAGAAGAACTTGAAGGGTGTCCGCGAGAAGGTGGGCATTGTCTTCCAATTCCCAGAACATCAGTTATTCGAAGAGACGGTCGAAAAGGATATTATGTTTGGCCCGATGAATTTTGGCGTTACAGAGAAAGAAGCGAAGACACGGGCAAGAGCCGCCATCAATCTGGTCGGTTTACCCGAAGAAATCCTTAAAAAATCACCGTTCGATCTTTCAGGCGGACAAATGCGCCGTGTAGCAATTGCCGGAGTGCTGGCAATGGAGCCAGAGGTCATTGTATTGGACGAGCCTACTGCAGGTCTGGATCCGCGCGGACGTAAAGAAATTATGGACTTATTTTATTCACTTCATAAAAAAAGAAATCTATCTACTGTTCTTGTTACCCATAGCATGGAAGATGCTGCCCGCTATGCGGATGATATCGTGGTTATGCATCAGGGAGAGGTTTTTACAAAAGGGACGCCAGAACAGATTTTCTCGAATCCTAAGGCTTTATTGGAATTAGGTTTGGATGTACCGGAAGTAGTTGGCTTACAGTTGAAGATTGAAGAAGCCTTCAATACTAAGTTCAGCAAAATCAGCCTTTCCGAGGAGGAACTCGCCGAAATGGTGGCAGAGTTTATGGAAAGGGGCGGTACAAAATGA
- the cbiQ gene encoding cobalt ECF transporter T component CbiQ, with product MMEKMIFGRYVPGDSILHRMDPRSKLIIVFLFVIVVFIANNVLTYGVLAAYTLIMVGLSRIPLRFLYGGLKPVFFLVIFTFLLHIFMTKEGDVIFEFGWLQIYEEGLRQGIFISLRFLLLILITSLLTLTTTPIEITDGLETLLNPLKKFKFPVHELALMMSISLRFIPTLMQETDKIMKAQTARGVEYNSGPIKDRIKAIVPLLIPLFISSFKRAEELAVAMEARGYKGGEGRTKYRQLTWGMPDTMMILFLAAVTVLLIVLRG from the coding sequence ATGATGGAAAAAATGATTTTTGGCCGTTATGTGCCGGGAGACTCTATCCTTCATCGGATGGACCCGCGTTCCAAGCTGATCATCGTATTCCTTTTCGTGATTGTCGTATTTATCGCGAACAATGTGCTCACGTACGGAGTGTTAGCTGCTTATACACTTATTATGGTCGGACTGTCGAGGATTCCGCTGAGGTTCTTATATGGCGGGCTCAAGCCAGTATTTTTTCTGGTGATTTTCACGTTCCTGCTCCACATCTTCATGACAAAAGAAGGCGATGTCATCTTCGAATTTGGATGGCTGCAAATATATGAAGAAGGTCTCAGACAAGGTATCTTCATTTCACTGAGGTTCCTGCTGCTGATTTTGATCACGTCACTATTGACCCTGACTACTACGCCAATCGAAATCACTGATGGACTGGAGACATTGCTGAATCCTTTGAAGAAATTTAAATTCCCCGTCCATGAGCTGGCGTTGATGATGTCGATTTCGCTTAGATTCATTCCGACGCTCATGCAGGAAACAGACAAAATCATGAAGGCTCAAACGGCCAGGGGAGTAGAGTATAACAGCGGTCCGATCAAAGACCGAATCAAAGCGATTGTTCCATTGCTGATCCCGTTGTTCATCAGTTCGTTCAAGCGGGCAGAGGAACTGGCAGTCGCAATGGAAGCACGAGGCTACAAGGGCGGCGAAGGACGCACCAAATACCGCCAGCTGACATGGGGTATGCCGGACACCATGATGATTCTGTTCCTGGCTGCTGTCACGGTTCTATTAATAGTTTTAAGAGGGTAA
- the truA gene encoding tRNA pseudouridine(38-40) synthase TruA: MPRIKCTISYDGTGFSGYQVQPGKRTVQGELEKALEKMNKGTSIRVSASGRTDAGVHARGQVIHFDTTLEIEPARWHIALNSLLPVDIAVLSVDIAKPDFHARFDAVGKEYRYFLLPSKHRDPFQRNYAYQFQYELNFDAMREASKQLLGTHDFTSFCSAKTEVEDRVRTLKEIDFYEDNGLLVFRFVGDGFLYNMVRILVGTLLEVGTGRRDAETMHHLLAEQDRTIAGKTAPGHGLYLWKVYYDEEMLAIRK; the protein is encoded by the coding sequence ATGCCGCGAATCAAATGCACAATTTCATACGATGGCACTGGTTTTTCCGGTTACCAGGTGCAGCCTGGCAAAAGGACTGTCCAGGGTGAGCTGGAAAAGGCTTTGGAAAAGATGAACAAGGGTACAAGCATCAGAGTCAGTGCATCAGGCCGTACAGACGCAGGAGTCCATGCCCGCGGCCAGGTTATCCATTTTGATACAACGCTTGAAATTGAGCCTGCCAGATGGCACATAGCGCTTAATTCATTATTGCCTGTTGATATTGCTGTTCTTTCAGTAGATATAGCAAAACCAGATTTTCATGCACGATTTGATGCAGTCGGCAAAGAGTACCGTTATTTTTTGCTGCCATCAAAGCACCGTGATCCTTTCCAGCGGAATTATGCCTATCAGTTCCAGTATGAACTCAACTTTGATGCAATGAGGGAAGCTAGCAAACAGCTGCTAGGGACACATGACTTCACTAGTTTTTGCTCAGCTAAAACCGAGGTGGAAGATCGAGTCAGGACGTTGAAGGAAATCGATTTTTACGAGGATAACGGTTTGCTTGTATTCAGGTTTGTCGGTGATGGCTTTCTGTACAATATGGTAAGGATCCTGGTTGGGACATTGCTGGAGGTAGGAACAGGCAGGAGAGATGCTGAAACAATGCATCACCTGCTTGCAGAGCAGGACCGAACTATCGCTGGCAAGACCGCTCCTGGTCACGGACTGTACCTGTGGAAGGTTTATTATGACGAGGAAATGTTAGCAATTCGAAAATAA
- the rplM gene encoding 50S ribosomal protein L13, which yields MRTTFMANANNIERKWYVVDAAGKTLGRLSTEVAAILRGKHKPTFTPHVDTGDHVIIINASKIELTGKKLTDKIYYRHTMHPGGLKQRTALEMRTNYAEKMLELAIKGMLPKNSLGRQMFKKLHVYAGNEHPHQAQQPEVYELRG from the coding sequence ATGCGTACAACGTTTATGGCAAATGCCAACAATATCGAGCGTAAATGGTACGTAGTTGACGCTGCAGGCAAGACTCTTGGTCGCCTTTCAACTGAAGTTGCAGCTATTCTACGTGGTAAACATAAACCAACTTTCACACCACATGTTGACACTGGTGATCACGTAATCATCATCAACGCTTCAAAGATCGAACTTACTGGTAAGAAACTTACTGACAAAATCTACTACCGCCACACAATGCACCCAGGTGGATTGAAGCAAAGAACAGCTCTTGAAATGCGTACAAACTACGCTGAAAAGATGCTTGAACTTGCTATCAAAGGTATGCTTCCAAAGAACTCTCTTGGACGCCAAATGTTTAAAAAGCTTCATGTATATGCTGGAAACGAGCATCCACATCAAGCACAACAACCTGAAGTTTACGAACTTCGCGGATAA
- the rpsI gene encoding 30S ribosomal protein S9, whose product MAQVQYIGTGRRKSSVARVRLVPGTGKITINDREIEDYIPFAALREVVKQPLVATETVGSYDIHVNVNGGGYTGQAGAIRHGIARALLQADPEFRPTLKRAGLLTRDARMKERKKYGLKGARRAPQFSKR is encoded by the coding sequence TTGGCACAGGTTCAATATATCGGTACCGGTCGTCGTAAGAGCTCCGTTGCGCGAGTTCGTTTAGTACCAGGCACTGGAAAAATTACAATCAATGATCGTGAAATTGAAGACTATATCCCATTCGCAGCTCTACGTGAAGTAGTTAAGCAGCCGCTTGTTGCTACTGAAACTGTAGGAAGCTACGATATCCACGTTAACGTAAATGGCGGTGGATACACTGGCCAGGCTGGCGCAATCCGCCACGGTATCGCTCGTGCGTTACTTCAAGCTGACCCAGAATTCCGTCCAACACTTAAGCGTGCTGGACTACTGACTCGTGACGCTCGTATGAAAGAACGTAAGAAATACGGTCTTAAAGGCGCTCGTCGTGCACCTCAGTTCTCAAAGCGTTAA
- a CDS encoding endonuclease I family protein yields the protein MILSASEAYIYNIENKTYYDAELDARVRNDYYCDTSFTSEELHSLLVRTHTSHLKYSPHEYVYPWVDLQENLQLKSLYSGQDLDPFEVIEEDLRLMNTLSEGGFTTSSEFLFNTEHVVPQSWFDGDEPMRGDLHHLFACEPGCNSMRSNLPYYDFQSYEPELAASGIRTGCGMVKAGKFEPEYGKGIVARAVFYFALRYKDVIRMDTQMNLELLLSWHYNYPVTLYEKHRNAAIQELQGNRNPFIDFPEKARDMLGL from the coding sequence ATGATTCTTTCGGCAAGTGAGGCTTATATTTATAACATCGAAAATAAAACGTATTATGATGCTGAACTGGATGCTCGAGTTCGCAATGATTATTATTGCGATACTTCTTTTACGTCAGAAGAACTCCATTCTCTGTTGGTCCGGACACATACGTCCCATTTAAAATATTCGCCGCATGAGTACGTTTATCCATGGGTGGACTTACAGGAGAACCTGCAGCTGAAGAGTCTTTACTCCGGGCAGGATCTTGACCCGTTTGAGGTGATTGAAGAAGACCTGCGACTCATGAATACTTTGAGCGAAGGAGGCTTTACAACCAGTTCTGAGTTTCTTTTCAATACCGAACATGTTGTGCCCCAATCCTGGTTTGATGGCGATGAGCCAATGCGAGGCGATCTCCATCACTTGTTTGCCTGTGAACCTGGATGCAATAGCATGAGGAGCAATCTCCCTTATTACGATTTTCAGTCCTATGAACCTGAGCTTGCAGCTTCTGGCATCAGGACAGGCTGCGGCATGGTGAAAGCCGGAAAATTCGAACCAGAATATGGGAAAGGTATTGTCGCAAGAGCCGTTTTTTACTTTGCTTTAAGATATAAAGATGTTATCAGGATGGATACACAGATGAATCTCGAGCTTTTGCTTAGCTGGCATTACAATTATCCTGTTACACTATATGAAAAGCATCGAAATGCAGCAATCCAGGAGCTTCAGGGTAACCGGAACCCTTTTATTGATTTCCCGGAGAAAGCTAGAGACATGCTTGGATTATAG